The window TTCCGCGCCATGTGCTGCCCCCGCTGTCCGCTTTACCTGAGAGATTCGCCCAGCGATGTGGGTTTGCTCCTTCGGTGAGCCGGCCCTTGGCAGGGCAGGCTTCTCTCCAGTGGGGAACGCCGGCCTTCGATGCGCCGGCGCTTGTCAGTCCCTGGTACCTGAGCGTTACCCTTGCGGTGCGCCTTCGGTGGTCTGCTGCGTGGATTCACGCGCCAGACGCTCTCCTGACCGTGTCGATTCTAGCGCTCAGATGGCCAATTCCCGCCGCAGTTGCGCCACCATTTTGGCCACGCCGTCCTGGTGCACGGCGTCGGTCACGCGGTCGGCCACGGCAAGCAGCTCGGGATGCGAATTGCCCATGGCGATGCCGGTGCCCACGCCCTGCAGCATCTCCAGGTCGTTGAGGCCGTCGCCGAAGGCGTAGGCGTGCGCGGCGTCGATGCCGGCGTCGGCCAGCACCCAGGCGCAGCCCGACATCTTGTGGATGCCCTTGGGCAGCACGTCCACCGCCGTGGCATGCCAACGCACGTAGTCGAACTGCGGGAAGGTGCGCAGCAGTTCGGGCAGCAGGCTGTCGTCCAGCGATTCATGGAAGAACAGCCAGCCCTGCGAGACGACGAACGGCGGCACATCGTCTATGTCGGCGGGAAAAGCCTTCAGGTCGACCGTGCCCATCGGCGTGAGCACATCGGGCGTTCGCGCGCTGACGTGGATGTTGTGGCCATCGGTGGCGCCGTAGGCGAAGCCGCGCGACGCCATCAGGCCGAACAGCGCCTGCAGGCCGTCGCGTTCCAGCGGATGGCACTGCACTTCCTGGTCGCCACGCTGGATGCGTGCGCCGTTCTGTGTGATGGCGTAGGCCGGCTGCACCTGCTCGATGTATTCCAGCGCATGGCCGTAGCCGCGCCCGGTGGCGATGGCAATGGTGTGGCCGTCGGCCTTCAGCGAGGCGATGGCCTCCAGCGCGGAGGGCGGTATGCGGCTGCTGCGGTGGTCGAGCAGGGTGTTGTCGATGTCGAAGAAGAAGATTTTGGGCATGGCGGGTGTGGCGCGGAAAGCTGAAGCTTACCCGCGCGCCATCCACGGATCATTTGGCGTAGACCAGGTCGCGCAACGCGAGCGAAATCCACGGCACATAGGTGATCACCATCAGGCAGGCCAGGATCACCAGCACAAAAGGCACCAGGTGCTTGACGATGCGGTCGAGCGAAATCCGCGCCACCGTGCAGGCCGCGAACAGGTTCACGCCGAACGGCGGGGTGATCATGCCCAGCGCCAGGTTCACCACCATCACCAGCCCGAAGTGCACCGGGTCGATGCCGAAGTGTTGCGCCACGGGTGCCAGGATCGGCGCCAGCACGATGATGGCCGCGCTGGTCTCGATGAACATGCCGATCACGAACAGCGCCGCATTCACGCCCAGCAGGAAGTAGGCCGGTGTCTTCAGCACCTCCTGCAACCACAGGCCGATGGCCTCCGGCACGCCGGCGCGGGTGATCAGGAAGGCGAACAGGCCGGCGTTGGCGATGATGAACATGATCACCGACGAGGAGATCACCGACTTCTTCAGCACCGCGTAGAGTTCGCGCGGCTTGATCTCGCGGTAGATCAGCGTGCCCACCAGCAGCGCGTACAGCACCGCCACGGCCGAGGCCTCGGTGGGCGTGAACACGCCGCCGTAGATGCCGCCCAGGATGATCACCGGCATCAGCAGTGCCCAGCCGGCCTGCCAGGTGGCGCGGCCCACGCTGAGCCGGCCCTCGCCGTCGTTCTTGCCCCAGCCCTTCCACTTGCAGTAGACGTAGACGAAGGCCATCAGCGCCAGGCTGATCAGGATGCCCGGGCCGAAGCCGGCGATGAACAGCTCGCCGATGGAGACCTCGGCGCTCACGCCGTACAGGATCATCGGGATCGACGGCGGGATGATCACGCCGAGCTCGGCACTCGTGGCCTGCAGCGCGGCGGCATAACTCGTGGGATAGCCGTGCTTGATCAGCGCCGGGATCAGGATCGCACCGATGGCGAAGGTGGTGGCCACCGAAGATCCCGACACCGCGGCGAAGATCATGCAGGTCAGCACGCAGGTCATCGGCAGGCCGCCCTGCACGCCGCCGACCAGGCTCTTGGCGAACTCGACCAGCCGGCGCGAAATGCCGCCGGTTTCCATCAGGTTGCCGGCGAGGATGAAGAACGGGATCGCCGCCAGCGGGAATTTGTTGATGGCGTTGAACATCTCCTTCACGGAGATCAGCATGTTGGCGTTGCTGGCCTGGATGCCGAGGATGGACGCCAGTCCGATGGAGACGGCAACCGAGACGGTGAGTGCGAAACACAGCACCATCGTGGTGATCATGATGGGGGTCATTGCGCAGTGTCCAGTTCGTTGCGTTGCGGATCGACCAGATTGGCCAGAATGCCTACGACGCTGAAAAGTCCGCCGACCGGTAGCGCCAGGTAGGCCCAGAACATCGACACGGATTCAAGCCCGGCCATCGACTGCACGCTGCCGCGTTGCGCATAGTCCCAGCCCCACCAGATGATCACGCCGATCAGCGACAGGGCGGCCAGGCAGACGAACCAGTCGAGCACGCGGCGCACCTTGGGCGGGCTCCAGCGGTACAGCACGTCGACGCTGACCATGGCGCCCTGGCGAAACGCGGTGGGGATGCCCATGAACACCATCCAGATGAGGCTGATGCGGATCAGGATTTCGGACCACTCGGCGGGTTGCTCGAGCACGAAGCGGGTGACGATCTGGAACACGCCGAGCGCCGATGCGATCGTCAGCATCAGGCAGGCCACGGCCATGGCGGCGGTGGTCGACCAGCGATCCAGTTGAAGCAGTGCTTGTTTCATGAGAGGCCAAAAGTATCAATAAAAACGCCCGTCAGGCGGGCTGAACGGGCGTGAAGTACCACGCGGGTGCGTGGCATGGCGAATCACTTGTAGTCGCGGATCCTGTCGAGATTGGCCTTGCCGAACTGTTTCTCGAATTCGGCATTCACCGGTGCCAGCATCGTCACGAACCTGGCCTTGTCGACGTTCTCGATCACCGTCATGCCCTGGGCGCGGAGTTCCTTCACGCCGTTGGCGTCGTCCTGGTCCACACGGTCGCGGTTGGCCTTGACGGCCACCTTGGCGGCTTCGAGGAAGTTGGTCTTGTCGGCGGCGCTGAGCTTGTCGAACGCGGCCTTGTTCATCACCAGCACGCAGGGCGAATACACGTGCCCGGTCAGTGTCAGGTGCTTCTGCACCTGCGAGAACTTGGCGGCCATGATCACCGGCAGCGGGTTTTCCTGGCCGTCGACCGTGCCCTGCTGCAGGGCAGTGAACACTTCGGGGAAAGCCATCGGCGTCGTGATGATGCCCAGGCCCTTGTAGGCGGCGATGTGCACCGGGTTTTCCATGGTGCGCATCTTCAGGCCCTTGAGGTCTTCGGGGCCGTTGACGTCGCGCTTGCTGTTGGTCATGTGGCGGAAGCCGTTCTCGGCCCAGGCCAGGGCCTTGAAGCCCTTGGCGTCGAACTTGGTGAGCAGATCCTGGCCGATCGGGCCGTCGAGCACGGCGCGCGCATGCGCCTTGTCGCGGAACAGGAAGGGCACGTCGAGGATCTTGGTCTCGGGTACGAAATTCGGCACCGGGCCTGTGGAGGAGAACGCCAGCTCCTGCGTGCCGAGCTGTACCGCCTCGATGGATTCACGCTCGCCGCCGAGTGAGCCGTTGTAGAAGGTCTCGATCTTGTAGCGCCCGCCGGTGCGGGCCGCAACCTCCTTGGCGAAGGTGTCGATGGCCACGCCCTGGTGCGAGTTCTGTGCCACGGAGATGCTGATCTTCATCGTGGTCTGGGCCGCGGCCGAGGCGAGAAAGCCCAGCGCGAGCGTCATCCCGGCGAGCAGTCTGGATAATTTCATGAGGTCTCCTGTGAGTGGAAATCCGACGGGTCTCTGGGCCCGTTGATCAAAGTTGTACGACAACTTTGCATTATGTGCGGGCGACCTCGGCAATGGCATGGGGGTTTTCGCGGATGTAGTCGCGGATCACGGTATCGAAGTCCGCGTCGGGCAGCAGGCCCAGGCCGCGCGCGCGCTGCGCATCGATCCTGCCGGGCCAGGTGGCCACGATCTTCTGGATGCGCGCGTCCGGCGTCCAGTCGATCAGCGCGGCCACGGCCTTGCCGGCCACGCGTTCCAGTGCCGCGGCCATCTCGCCGGTGGTGGTGGCAAGTGCAGGCAGGTTCACGGCCGTGCGCGGGCCCCATTCGGCGTCGGTCGCCTCGGCGGCGCGGATGATGCCGCGCACGGTCAGGCCCGGCGAGGACAAGGCCACCGGTGTGTCGCGCGGCACCGGGCAGGCGCCGGGCACGCCGGCCAGCGGCTCGCGGATCATGCCGCTGAAGAAGCTCGACGCCGCGCCATTGGGTTTGCCCGGCCGCACGCTCACCGTCATCAGCCGCACGTTGCGGCCGCGGATGAAGCCCTTGCGGCCGAAGTCGGCCGTGAGCTGTTCACCGATGAATTTCTGGATGCCGTAGCTCGTGAGCGGTGTGGGCAGCGTGTTGTCTTCGATCACCGCGGGCAGCGGCTGCTCTTCCGAATGGCCGAACACGGCCAGCGAACTCGCGAAGACCACGGTCGGCACGGTCTTGCGCGCGCGGCAGGCCTCCAGCAGTGCACGCGTGGCGTCGAGGTTGCTGTGCATGCCGAGATCGAAGTCGGCCTCGCATTCCCCGCTCACGGCCGCGGCCAGGTGGAAGACGATCTTCGCGTCGGAGGGGACTACGCGTTCCGGGCTTTGCGCGAGCAGGGCGTTCAGGTCGCCGACGACGGCGGTCACACGGCTGTCGGCCAGCAGGTCGGCAGGTGGCTCGGCGCGGTCCACCAACGAAAGCCTGGTGATGGCCTCGGCCGGTGCGCCGGCGATGGCGAGGCTTTTCTTTTCGATGAGGGCGCGTGCCAGGCGAACGCCCAGGAATCCCGCGCCGCCGGTGATGACGATGTGCATGTCTTGTCTCCTTTTATGGAGACGGAGTCTACACAGTCGCCAAGCGCACGCGCGCCCGTCAAGACTTGCCGGCCGACGCCGCGATGCGCGTTAATGCCGCGCGGTAGGCGGGCGGGATGCCGTCCGCGTCCTTGCTGCCATCGCCCGCGGCGCGGATGATCTCGATCCCTTGCGGGGTGTGCACTCTCTCCAGTGCCATCAAGGCCAGGTCGGCCTTGCCGGGCGAGAGTTGGCCGAGCAGGTACTGGACGCTGTCCATGGTGCCGATGTTGGCAATGCCGTACAGCGCAGACATGACCAGCGCCGAACGTTTCTCGGTAGTGTCCGCGGCGACGATGCTCGTCAGGCCGTCGACAGCGGCCGGATTCGAGACGTTTTCCAAGGTCTGGAGGATGCGCCCGCGGCTGTCAGGTGGCAGCACGCTGTATTCACCGGCCAGTGCCAGGATCTGCTCGCTGCCTGCAGAACGCGCGAGTGCCGCCATCGCGGAACGCTCGACCGCCGGGTTGTCGGCTTTCAGAAGCGCCTGCACATAACCCGCGGCGTTCTCCGGTGTCATGCCCGCCTCGAGCTGGCGGCCCAGTGCGATCGCGGCGTCTCCAGGCACCATGCTGCGCAACCGGTCGAACTGCTGCAGCACAGCACCGGCCTGGGCATTCAGCGGCATGTCCACGCGCGGCATCGGCTTCGCCGGTGCATCATGGTCATGCGGGTGATCGTTGCCGTGCTCGTGCGCTTCCGACGACCCTTCGGTCTTCTGCGCGGCCGTCCTCGCCGCCGAAGCGGTGGTGGGGGCCTGAGCGTCGGTCATGTAGAAGTAGGTGCCGGCGATGCCCACGAACACCGCCGCCAGTGCGATCTTCCATTTCATATCGATGCCTCTCTGTGTCAGGAGTTTCGATCAGGGTACCGTCACGTTGATCCGTGTCACGTTGTTGGTTTCGTCGAGTTCGTCGATGATGTTCAACGGATCCAGCGTGATTTCAAGGATATACGGTCCCGCAGGCACCCCCGTGACATCGATCCATTGCCCGGAAAGGTTCGAGCTGTAGACGTCGGCCCAACCGGCCTGGATGCCCTGGTTGCTGCAGTTGTAGCGCGCCGACGGATTGGCGGAGCCGTCGATTCGGCTGATGTCCATCAGGCAGAAGCCCACTTTCTTGCCCGTGCGCACCAGCGAGCCCGACGTGGTGAGCAGGCGGTACTGGGCAAAGCTGCGGAAGTGGTAATGGCCATGGCACTGCCCCCATTCGAACAGCGGACTGGCGGCCGGATTCCCGAGCACCAGGTCGGCCGTGCCGATGTTGCGGGTCTGCGTCGTGAAGCGCATCAGCTTCTTGGTGCCGGCGGTGATGGTGCCCTCCTCGATCTCGCAGGAATTGCTGGTGAAAGTCTCCGTGGTGAAGTAGGGGTTCAGCGCCGCGGCATTCACGACGAGATCGGGTTTGCCGGTGGCGACAGTACCGCTGTAGGTGGCCTTGATCGTTAGCCCCGAATAGGCGGTGTAGCCGTGCACCATCACGAAGTAGTCGCCGCTGCGTGCCGGATTGATGGTGACGGTCTCGTTGCTGCCCGGGAGATAGGGGCGCTGGTCATACGCGCTGGTGGTGGCAAGCTGGCCGAATTTCACGTAGATGTCCGCGTCGCCCGTGTTGCCGGTGATGCTGAAGGTTGCGCTGGTGGCGCCGGCCGGCACCGCGAATTTGAAGTTCGCCACGCTGTCCTTGGCGCCCGACAGGTCCGTGATGGGGGTGTTGTTCGCCAGCGTCTGGATCGCATCGCGGACCGTGAAGGTGCCGCTGGCGATGGCGCTGGTGGCGTAGCCGTTCGCGAAGGTGGCTGCCTTCACCGTGGTGGTGGCGGTGATGAGGATGGGGGCGGTGTACACCTCCGAGCCGGTGGTGGGCGTTGTGCCGTTGAGCGTGAAGCGGATGACGGCCGCAGGTGTTGTCGTCGCGAGTGTCGCGCTGACCTGGCCGGAGTAGGTTCCCGGGGCGGGCGAGAAGGTCGGCATGGCTGCCGCTGTGGCGCTGCCAGCGTTGTGGGTGGCCCTCAAGCTGACGCCGCTGTAGGCGGTGTAGCCGCGAACCATCACGTACCAGGCGCCGGCGGCGGGGTTGCTGACGGTGACGGTCTCGTTCGGGGTGGCCGAATAAGGACGATAGTCCCAGCTCGACTCGGTGGGCACCGCGCCGAACTTGACGTAGAGATCGGCGTCGCCGGCGGTTCCCGTGATCGCGAAGATGGCTTGGCTGGCCCCGGCCGGCACCGTGAAGACATAGTAGATCTTGTCGCCTGCGGCGGCGGAGTTCGGGCCGACCGCCACGCCATTGCTCAATGGCAGCGGGGCGCTGGCGGTCTGCCCGAAGGTGGCACCGCAGAACAGACTTGTTGCCGCCAACACCCAGGCGAGGACGAGGGCGCGAACCGACGATGACAACTGCTTCGACGCCATGATTTGGAGAATCCTCGAGTGAAAAGCATCAATAACCCCTCGATGGACGAGGCTAAATAAATGCTATCACCCGCTGCGTCCGGATTGGCCTCCAAACGCAGTTTCAAGAGGTAAGCAAGACGTGCCGGTGTTACGGCGTCACATCCCCGAATAGTTCGGTCCGCCGCCACCTTCGGGCGTCACCCACACGATGTTCTGCGTCGGATCCTTGATGTCACACGTCTTGCAGTGCACGCAGTTCTGCGCATTGATCTGCAGCCGGTCGGTGTTCTCCGGCGTCTTCACGAACTCGTAGACACCGGCCGGGCAGTAGCGCGCCTCGGGGCCGGCGTACTTGGCGAGGTTGATGTTCACCGGCACCGAGGCATCCTTCAGCGTCAGGTGCGCGGGCTGGTTCTCGGCGTGGTTGGTGTTGCTGATGAACACGCTGGAGAGGCGGTCGAAGGTCAGCTTGCCATCGGGCTTGGGGTAGACGATGGGTTGGCAGTCGGCCGCGGGCTTGAGGTAGGCGTAGTCGGGCTTGTCGCGGTGCAGGGTCCAGGGGATGTTGCCCTTCAGCACGAACTGCTCGATGCCGTTCATCAGCGTGGCCGTGGTCAGTCCCTTCTTGAACCAGGCCTTGAAGTTGCGCGACTTGTTGAGCTCGGCATGGAGCCAGCTCTTCTCGAAGGCCGCGGGGTAGGCGCTCAATTCGTCGTGTTGGCGTCCGTTGGTGACGGCGTCGTAGGCGGCTTCGGCGGCCAGCATGCCGGTCTTGATCGCGGCATGGCTGCCCTTGATGCGGCTCACGTTCAGGTAGCCGGCCTCGCAGCCGATCAGGGCGCCGCCCGGGAACACGGTCTTGGGCAGCGACAGCAGGCCGCCGGCCGTGATGGCGCGCGCGCCGTAGCCGATGCGCTTGGCCGGTTTCACGCCCGCCGCCTCGTCGCCTTCGAGGTACCAGCGGATGTTCGGGTGGGTCTTCCAGCGCTGCATTTCCTCGAAGGGGCTGAGGTAGGGGTTGGCATAGTCCAGGCCGGTGATGAAGCCCATCGTCACCTTGTTGTCTTCCATGTGGTACAGGAAGGCGCCGCCATAGGTGTTGCTGTCCATCGGCCAGCCGGCGGTGTGCAGCACGAAGCCGGGCTGGTGGCGCTTGGGATCGATCTCCCAGACTTCCTTCACGCCCAGGCCGTAGGTCTGCGGGTCCTTGCCGGCATCGAGCTGGAAGCGGGCGATGAGTTGGCGGCCCAGGTGGCCGCGCGCGCCTTCGGCGAAGATGGTGTATTTGCCATGCAACTCCATGCCGAGCTGGAAGTCGGCCGTGGGTTCACCTTCCTTGCTGATGCCCATGTTGCCGGTGGCCACACCCTTGACCGAACCGTCCGCGTTGTACAGCACCTCGGCGGCAGGGAAGCCGGGGAAGATTTCCACGCCCAGCGCCTCGGCCTGTTCGGCCAGCCAGCGCGTGACGTTGCCCAGGCTCACGATGTAGTTGCCGTGGTTCTGGAAGCATTGCGGCAGCAGGAAGTTCGGTGTGCGCACGCTGCCCTTGGGGCCGAGGAAAACCATGGCGTCGTCGGTCACGGGCTGGTTCAGCGGCGCGCCCTTGGCTTTCCAGTCCGGGATGAGCTCGCTCAGGGCGCGCGGGTCCATGATGGCGCCCGAGAGGATGTGTGCGCCGGGCTCCGAGCCTTTTTCCAGCACCACGACGGAGACGTCCGTGCCTTTCTCCGCGGCCAGTTGCTTCAGGCGGATCGCGGTCGCCAGGCCGCCAGGGCCGCCGCCGACGATCACCACGTCGTATTCCATGGCTTCGCGGGGTCCGTACTGGGCAAGGATTTCTTCGTTTGTCATCGTGTCTCTCTGGCGTTGGCCGTATGGGCTCAGGTCTTGGAGGAGGGCACTGCGCGGCCACGGCGTGGTTGCAGCGACGGATTTGGATCGCGGCCGATTTTATTCGTAGCGTCAAGGCAGCCTGTCACAATCGCTCGATACTTTTGCAGTGGAGACTTATCGCAATGGCTTACAGCATCGACCTTTCAGGCCGCATCGCCCTGGTCACCGGTGCTTCCGGCGGGCTGGGCGCGCAGTTCGCCCGCAGCCTTTCGCGCGCCGGTGCCGCCGTGGTGCTGGCCAGCCGCAACGTCGACCGGTTGAAGGACCTGCGCGCCCGCATCGAAGGCGAGGGCGGCGACTGCCATGTGGTCGAGCTCGACGTGACCGACCACGCCTCGATCAAGTCGGCCGTGGCCCATGCCGAGACCGAGGTCGGCTCCATCGACATCCTGGTCAACAATTCCGGCGTGAGCGCACCGGCGCGGCTCGAAGAGGTGGACGAGAACGAATTCGACTTCATGTTCGACACGAACGTGAAGGGCGCGTTCTTCGTGGCGCAGGAAGTGGCCAGGCGCATGCTCGCACGCGCCAACGGCTCGGCCCCCGGCACCTACACCGGCGGGCGCATCATCAACATCGCCAGCATGGCCGGGCTCAAGGTGCTGCCGCAGATCGGCGTGTACTGCATGAGCAAGGCTGCGGTGATCCAGATGACCCGCGCCATGGCGGTGGAGTGGGGCCGGCACGGCATCAATGTGAACGCCATCTGCCCTGGCTACATCGATACCGACATCAACCACCACCACTGGCAGACCGACCACGGCGAGAAGCTGATACAGACGCTGCCGCGCAAGCGCATGGGCAAGCCCGAGGACCTGGACGGCCTGCTGGTGCTGCTGGCCAGCGGGCAGAGCCATTTCGTCAACGGCGCGATCATTGCGGCGGACGACGGCTTCGGCGCAGCCTGACTTGGCAAACCCCCAGGTTGCGCACTGCGTGTCGCGCCCACCCCCTTGCAGGGGGCAACACCAGTGGCCCGGCAAAGGCTCACCTGAGCTTGTCGAAGGGCCGGTTCCACGGTGTTCCTGGAATAGAAAGAGACGTAATGACGGGTGTGCCTGATCAATGTTGACTGGTGTTTTAGCGGGCCTGGCGGCCGGGGCCTTCTGGGGCCTGGTGTTTGTCGTGCCGCGCTTGCTGAACGGGTTTTCGCCAGTCGACATCGCCGCGGGGCGTTACGTGGCCTGGGGCCTGCTCTCGGCCCTGCTGGTGTTCGGCACGCCGCGTGAAAGGCGTTGGCCGACCTGGCCGCAACTCGGGGCCGCGTTCACCATGAGCGTGCTCGGCGCCACGGGCTATTACCTGCTGGTGGTGCTGGCCGTGCGTGACGCCGGCACCGCTTTGCCGAGCCTGATCGTCGGCACGATCCCGATCTGGCTGATGCTGCTGGGCAAGCCCGGGCACCTGCGCTGGGCCACGCTGCTGCCGGGGTTGGCGCTCACGGCCGCAGGGCTGAGCCTGATGTTCGCGGCCGAGCAATCGTCGGACGTGGCCACGGATATGGTCAGCAACGCAGCCGCCCATCCGCACATCTGGCGCGGCATCGCGCTGGCCGTGGTGAGCATGGTGTCGTGGACGGTGTTCGCGCTGTACAACGCGGCCTGGCTCAGGCGCCATCCCGAGGTCACGGGCACGGTCTGGTCGAACTGGCTGGGCCTCGTCACCGGCGCCAGTGCCGTGGCCATGTGGATGGTTGCCGGGTCTGAGGCAAAATCGCTGCTCGCGCAGAACCAGACTGCGCTGGCTGCTCTTGTATTTGTAGCAACCGGCGTCGGCTCCGCCTGGCTCGGCTCCATTTTGTGGAATGTGGCCAGCCGGCGGCTGAGCACCAGCCTGTGCGGCCAGCTGATCGTGAGCGAGACCCTGTTCGCGCTGTTCTATTCCTTCGTGTGGGACGGCGCCTGGCCCAGCCCGCTGCAGTGGGCGGCCTGCGTGCTATTCACGCTGGGCATCATCGCCTCGATCCGCGCCCATCGCTGAGCGCGCGGTAGAGTTGCGCCATGAAAATCGAAATTCCCGAGAAGAAGAAGCTCGTCTTCGAGATGCGCATCCCGATCCGCTGGGGCGACATGGATGCGATGAACCATGTCAACAACGGCAGCTATTTCCGCTACCTGGAGATCGTGCGCATCGACTGGATGCGTTCCATCGGCTGCATGCCCGACCCGCAGGGCGACGGGCCGGTGATCGTCAACGCCTTCTGCAATTTCTACAGGCAGCTCGAATACCCGGGCGACGTGCTGGTGAAGATGTACGTCAGCGACGCAGCCCGCACCACCTTCGAGAGCTGGGCGACGATGGAGCGAGCCGACAACCCGGGCACCATCCACGCCGCGGGCGGCGCGACGACGATCTGGGTCAATTTCCCGAGCCAGAAGGCGGTGGCTTTGCCCGACTGGATGCGCAAGCTGGTGTCGGAGTAAGGCTGCACCACCCATCCTCCGTTCGTGCCGAGCCTGTGGAGCCAGGCCCTTCGACGCGCTCAGGAAGCTCGGATGTCCTTCGACGAGCTCAGGACGAACGGATCGATCAACCCCTTTCGTGCTGAGCCCGTCGAAGCATTCGCACCGAGTCCTTCTACGAAGCGGGGGCTCATCCCGCCGTCAGCCGCTGCACCAGGTCGGCCGTGCTGTTCGCCGCGTACTTGCGCATCAGCCGTGCGCGGTAGATCTCCACCGTGCGGTGGCTGATGCCGAGCAGGCGGCCGATGGCCTTGGAGGTGAGGCCGTCGAGCAGGGCGGCGGCCACCTCGCGTTCGCGTACCGTGAGCTCGGCCTTCACCGGCCGGCTCGACGACAAGTCTTCGAAAGTCCAGATGCCGGCATCGTGCGGCGCGCGGCGGTCGAAGGCCCGGCCGGTCACGTGGCACCAGAAGGTCTCGCCCTTGAAGCGGCCGTCCACGCGTTTCATGATGCGGTTGTCGGCGTAGTGGCCGCGGGTGTTGAGGATGGGCGCGATGCGCGCGCCGGTGCGTTCAAACTCGAGCGCGCTCGGGTACAGCACCAGGAAGGACTGGTTCACCAGCTGTTCGCGGGAGGCGCCGAACATCTCGCACAGATGCTGATTGCAGTCCACAATCGTGCGGTGGCGCGACAGCACGAGGCCCACCGGCGCCAGCTCGAAAGCGAGCCGGTAGTCGATCGCCGCGGCCATGGCGGCCAGGGGCTGGGGCGCCTCGGATTTTTCGTCCATCTTTGGGTTGCTACTTACGAGCTTCTACGTATGCGAATAGGTAGTATCGTCGGTCGTGTTTTTCATAGGAGCACTGTGTGAATAAAATTTTCCCCTCTGCGGACGCGGCCCTGAAAGGCGTCGTGCAGGACGGCCAGTTGATGGCGGTAGGCGGCTTCGGCCTGTGCGGCATCCCCGAAGCGCTGATCGACGCGCTGCGCGACAGCGCCGTCAAGAACCTGACGGTGGTCTCGAACAATGCGGGCGTGGACGGCTTCGGCCTGGGCAAGCTGTTGGAGACGCGGCAGATCAAGAAGATGATCTCCAGCTACGTCGGCGAGAACAAGGAGTTCGAACGCCAGTTCCTGGCCGGCGAACTCGAACTCGAGTTCACGCCGCAGGGCACGCTGGCCGAGAAGCTGCGCGCCGGCGGCGCGGGCATTCCGGCCTTCTTCACAAAGACCGGCGTGGGCACGCTCGTGGCCGAAGGCAAGGAGCAGCGCGACTTCGACGGTGAGACCTATGTCATGGAACGCTCGATCGTGCCCGACGTTTCTCTGGTCAAGGCGCATGTGGCCGACAAGTCGGGCAACCTGCAGTTCCGCCTGACCGCGCGCAACTTCAACCCGGCCGCGGCGATGGCGGGCAAGATCTGTATCGTCGAGGTCGAGAAGATCGTCGAGACCGGTGAACTCGCGCCCGACGAGATCCACCTGCCCGGCATCTACGTGCACCGCATCGTGCTCAATGCGAGCCCGGAAAAACGCATCGAGAAGCGCACCGTGAGCGCTGCCGCGCCCGTGGATGCGGCTGCCGCCAAGATCGAGGCGCAAGCCGTGATCGCCCAGGCCGCATCCGTCGATGCCGTGCCGCTGCCGCAAGTGCCCGTGAACAACAAGGAAGGTGTCTGACCATGCCCTGGACCCAAGATCAGATGGCCGCGCGTGCGGCCCAGGAACTCGAAGACGGTTTCTACGTGAACCTCGGCATCGGCATTCCGACGCTGGTCGCGAATTTCGTGCCGGCGGACAAGGAAGTCTGGCTCCAGTCGGAAAACGGCATGCTCGGCATCGGCCCGTTCCCCACCGAAGACGCCGTGGATGCCGACCTGATCAACGCCGGCAAGCAGACGGTGACCACCATCCCCGGCTCGGCCATCTTCGGCAGCCACGACAGCTTTGCCATGATCCGCGGCGGCAAGATCAACCTCAGCATCCTGGGCGCGATGCAGGTCAGCGAACATGGCGACCTGGCCAACTGGATGATCCCCGGCAAGATGGTCAA of the Rhodoferax koreense genome contains:
- a CDS encoding Cof-type HAD-IIB family hydrolase; the protein is MPKIFFFDIDNTLLDHRSSRIPPSALEAIASLKADGHTIAIATGRGYGHALEYIEQVQPAYAITQNGARIQRGDQEVQCHPLERDGLQALFGLMASRGFAYGATDGHNIHVSARTPDVLTPMGTVDLKAFPADIDDVPPFVVSQGWLFFHESLDDSLLPELLRTFPQFDYVRWHATAVDVLPKGIHKMSGCAWVLADAGIDAAHAYAFGDGLNDLEMLQGVGTGIAMGNSHPELLAVADRVTDAVHQDGVAKMVAQLRRELAI
- a CDS encoding TRAP transporter large permease, with protein sequence MTPIMITTMVLCFALTVSVAVSIGLASILGIQASNANMLISVKEMFNAINKFPLAAIPFFILAGNLMETGGISRRLVEFAKSLVGGVQGGLPMTCVLTCMIFAAVSGSSVATTFAIGAILIPALIKHGYPTSYAAALQATSAELGVIIPPSIPMILYGVSAEVSIGELFIAGFGPGILISLALMAFVYVYCKWKGWGKNDGEGRLSVGRATWQAGWALLMPVIILGGIYGGVFTPTEASAVAVLYALLVGTLIYREIKPRELYAVLKKSVISSSVIMFIIANAGLFAFLITRAGVPEAIGLWLQEVLKTPAYFLLGVNAALFVIGMFIETSAAIIVLAPILAPVAQHFGIDPVHFGLVMVVNLALGMITPPFGVNLFAACTVARISLDRIVKHLVPFVLVILACLMVITYVPWISLALRDLVYAK
- a CDS encoding TRAP transporter small permease, translating into MKQALLQLDRWSTTAAMAVACLMLTIASALGVFQIVTRFVLEQPAEWSEILIRISLIWMVFMGIPTAFRQGAMVSVDVLYRWSPPKVRRVLDWFVCLAALSLIGVIIWWGWDYAQRGSVQSMAGLESVSMFWAYLALPVGGLFSVVGILANLVDPQRNELDTAQ
- a CDS encoding TRAP transporter substrate-binding protein, with translation MKLSRLLAGMTLALGFLASAAAQTTMKISISVAQNSHQGVAIDTFAKEVAARTGGRYKIETFYNGSLGGERESIEAVQLGTQELAFSSTGPVPNFVPETKILDVPFLFRDKAHARAVLDGPIGQDLLTKFDAKGFKALAWAENGFRHMTNSKRDVNGPEDLKGLKMRTMENPVHIAAYKGLGIITTPMAFPEVFTALQQGTVDGQENPLPVIMAAKFSQVQKHLTLTGHVYSPCVLVMNKAAFDKLSAADKTNFLEAAKVAVKANRDRVDQDDANGVKELRAQGMTVIENVDKARFVTMLAPVNAEFEKQFGKANLDRIRDYK
- the denD gene encoding D-erythronate dehydrogenase codes for the protein MHIVITGGAGFLGVRLARALIEKKSLAIAGAPAEAITRLSLVDRAEPPADLLADSRVTAVVGDLNALLAQSPERVVPSDAKIVFHLAAAVSGECEADFDLGMHSNLDATRALLEACRARKTVPTVVFASSLAVFGHSEEQPLPAVIEDNTLPTPLTSYGIQKFIGEQLTADFGRKGFIRGRNVRLMTVSVRPGKPNGAASSFFSGMIREPLAGVPGACPVPRDTPVALSSPGLTVRGIIRAAEATDAEWGPRTAVNLPALATTTGEMAAALERVAGKAVAALIDWTPDARIQKIVATWPGRIDAQRARGLGLLPDADFDTVIRDYIRENPHAIAEVART
- a CDS encoding lysyl oxidase family protein, which encodes MASKQLSSSVRALVLAWVLAATSLFCGATFGQTASAPLPLSNGVAVGPNSAAAGDKIYYVFTVPAGASQAIFAITGTAGDADLYVKFGAVPTESSWDYRPYSATPNETVTVSNPAAGAWYVMVRGYTAYSGVSLRATHNAGSATAAAMPTFSPAPGTYSGQVSATLATTTPAAVIRFTLNGTTPTTGSEVYTAPILITATTTVKAATFANGYATSAIASGTFTVRDAIQTLANNTPITDLSGAKDSVANFKFAVPAGATSATFSITGNTGDADIYVKFGQLATTSAYDQRPYLPGSNETVTINPARSGDYFVMVHGYTAYSGLTIKATYSGTVATGKPDLVVNAAALNPYFTTETFTSNSCEIEEGTITAGTKKLMRFTTQTRNIGTADLVLGNPAASPLFEWGQCHGHYHFRSFAQYRLLTTSGSLVRTGKKVGFCLMDISRIDGSANPSARYNCSNQGIQAGWADVYSSNLSGQWIDVTGVPAGPYILEITLDPLNIIDELDETNNVTRINVTVP